GACAGCCACAGAACTgtgcacgagtcactccacaaACATCGCCTTCAATAACGCGACAAATGAGGCTTCTCTGTTAATTGAGTGGTACCAAAAGACACCAGCCAGGCCAATTAACACTTTTAGCAGCAccagtgtgtcccagctgctggtggAGCTTCGTCCCTGCTCACCATGGCAGCGTTGTGCTCCTCCAGAGCCGTGGCTTTGATGACTTTGCGCAGGAGCCGGCGGTTGCGCAGCGCGTGCTGCTGCCTCTTGAAGCGCTCGTACAGCAGCTGGTtgtgcagcagaagcagctggtTCCTCAGGGTGTGAATCTCATCTGAAGGGGGAGAACCTGCAGTGGGACAAAGAAGAGGTTACTGAGCTGCACTCTCTGCTTTATTTGCTCTTCAACACAAAAATCATTTTCCCAAAGCAATGGATATATGCCTCAAATGGATTGCTTCtttgattaagaaaaaaaagccaagtcACCATCAACACAGAACCCTCAGAACACAAAACTAAGACACAGACACATAAATAAGCAAGAAAAACCATCAGTTTTAGATTGAATGAGCAGTGAGAAGGTGCAAGGATCTATCAGATGACCAGCAGCACTTTGAAGCTTAGCAAGGCTGAAATGGTCAAAAGCAGAAGTGTCTAGAATTTTGCACTtttcaaagatgaaaaaagCAGCTCATCTCTCTGGAACACAGCTATTTGCTAAGCAGATAAACCATGACTTAGTAGAGGGCATCATCCTTCTGCAGCATTAGTTAAAAACCCACAAGCAAAAAGTATGCAGGTCATTGTTTAAGCAAGTCTAATAATAGAGGAACAGATTGCCAAAACATGAGAAATTTCCTCACCTCCAAAGTGAGTCCAGTCAGCAGATTTGCTTGGCAGAGACaatctggaaaaagaaaatgcagcacTAACAGGTAAGCTTAAGTAAAAAAATTGAATGTTCACCTCAAAAGAGCTTATAGCCTGGTAAAAGTACAATTAAGGTCAGTTGGTATAAAAAGATTAAGGAGGAACTGTGCAGCTGCTTTTTCAGCACAGCTTAAAATTAAGCCAACACAAAAAAGAGTAACAATAAAAGAGTAACTGCAAAGTAAGATTTTCAGTCACCTACTTGTTCAGCTCCTTAGTGTGTGCATCTGCTCCTTGCTGAATCAGCCTGTCCAGCACTTCCACGGGAGAAGTCGAGGACATACAGTCTTCATCCTGGGTTCCCTTGGCTTTCTTTAGCAGCTCCTCAGTCTTCTTGCCAACAAAGAGGTAGGCAGTCTTTGGTAATGCAACCTCAAAGAGGTGCTCATAGAGGGGAggctgcccactcccaaacaccactCTCCTTTGTGCTGGTACTTTACAAGGGCTGGGAGTGAGAATACTTGGCTCCCCAGAGGTTCCTTCCCTGTTCCCAGCAGGGCTTTCCCCAGGGCCTCCACAGGGCTTGTCTATGGGAGTAAACGTTTGTTTGGGTGTTTCCCGTGCACCCTCAGGCCCAGACTTGTCCAGAGATGTTAAAGGCTCAGAGGTCTGACTGTGTCCCTGAACACTGGAGGCTGCTGAGTGGGTCTTCTTCTGAGAGGCTGACAGACTTTCGTTTGTGCGGTAAAACGGGGAGTCAAATCCTCCTCTAGGCACCATGTGTTCAGCATCGGTCGTGATCTCGGAGATCTCTTTAGATATTGCATCTGAGGAGAGGGGGAGCACCATGATACATCTGGTATTTCAACAGGACAAACATTTCCTTAGCTAAGATGTAGGTAAGGAGGGCAGACATTACCTTCCTCTCTGTCCTTCTCAGCGCTATCTTCGAACGACAACCCACCTAAAAACTCTGGAAGATCACTTAAGGTTACTGAACTTTTACTACTGGgtatgtctgaaaaaaaaaaaaaaagcagaaaacaaaatgttagTTGTACAGGTGCTGTTTTCTCCAGCCTTAGCACAGCACAAAACACAAGTTCACTGCTGCAAGGTCCTCAGAATAAAAGTGTGTCCCTCCTTCAGATGCTTCCTCAGAGGAGGAAGGTATCTGACTCCTGTTCCATTCCACATGGAAAACAGAGATCAGTCACAGGTCACTCCTGATcccaaaatgtaattttgtaaACTTAACATTTGCTATTGCATAACCTCTGTGTTGTGCTGTTTGCAATTTAACCCAttagataaataaaataaggtGGCTGCTGTGCACTGTGACTGCTCTACTTCCACATTAGCATTAACCTCCCCTTTAGCTTCTGAGCTGGCTCCACAAGGACACAGCACCTGCCTGAAAAAAGGAAGTTTAACAATCTGATGTAATACAGACTTGCCAGTATGTGGTTACTGATCAAAACCGAGACAGCAGCTGTGGGATACACACTTCAGGATAGAAATCTCATGCTCAGCTCAGTCACAGATCAGGAACTCAGTGAAAAACTTTGCCTGTTCGTAACTTGGAATTCAGAATATTCAGATTCCAGTGGTACTACACAACTATACCATGGAAAAGCAGCTTTAGATTTCACTATCATCTCCACTTTGAAGATGGTTAAGATTCACAGCACAGAAGTCTCAAATACAGTTCCAAAATCCCTTTCTACAGCTGTCACAGAGGTAGATGACAGAATGGAAAATGGAATCTACATTTACCTACTAAAAGCTGAGTTCCTCAACCTACTGATTTCAGTATTCCACAGGACTTTAAAATAGATTCAAGTACAGCAATATAATTGTAGATAGAAAAACAAGATTTTCCAGAGGCCTTTAAGAGGGAGCATCATATCTATCCTTATGTGCAGCCTTACAGTTTGTGACAGATAACTTGCTGAAGCACAATTTAATATACAACTTGCTGCTTCTAATAATCATCCTCAAAGAATCAGCTTTTATAAAAATAGATATCCCTTTTCAGCCTTCAgcttatatttgtatttttaaatatgcagGAGAGCAaggtaaaaaaaccctctcaagCTAAATGGTTAAATTGAAATCAGAAGCATCACAAGAAGGTTTTAAGTCGAATCACAGGTTAAGGCAGGATCCTGGAACTACAAAGagctcagggggaaaaaaaacctgtggaAAAGTGTTTGGGAATTGGAACAAGTGTCAATAAAAACTGCAGTTGTTTACAATAGGTTGTAGTAATGGGGAGAGGAAAATGGAGTTTACCCAATGATTTATCGCTGTTTGTGACATTTTGCTGTCGGTACAGTAAAGGCCTCACAGAATCTGGTTTGTCCTcctggaaaacagaagaaataaagaacacATTAATTGCCTTAGTTTTCATTGACAACCGTGCAGTTGGAAGTGGCAATAGTTGTCTACATTTAGAAGAGTTTTTGCagtgaaatgcaaaatttttttataaaccACCTactctgatttttctttctcaattaAGGTCACTGCATTAAGGCAAGTcaatgaaaaaataacagattAGTTCAGGAGAAGAACTTTGTAATACCTTTTTAGgaggtgtggcagcagctgaagggagTGAAACATGCACAAAGTCATCTGAAGTGCAGGGTGGAGGAGGAGATGTGGCTGGTGTTCCCAAAGGTGTTCCTTTCCCCCCTGCTGAAAAGGAGCACAAGTTCTCTCAGCAGGctcccccttcctcctttcAGCTGAACATTGTATGTGAAGAATTGTACATTTAAACACCACCTCATAGCATTTACTTCTTAAATCTCTTTCAACTGTTCATCAATACAAAAGTGCGGATTCCCTAAAGTTGTTTCAGACTTTGGCACTGAATTCACAAATTTCCTCTCAGATTGCATCAGCACTGCTCTAGGTGAGGTACTCAGTTCACAGGAGTGCCTATCAACCGGCATGATGTGGCATTCCCATTTAAGAGCTGCCAGTCAAACCTAGAGCCAGAATTTCCAGTAAAACAAACCTTGAAGGCTTAATTCTGAAACGCAGCACGTACCAGATGTGCCAAAAGCTTTGCTGTAGGGTTGTGGTGCAGACTGGGATGACTCTGATGGGACAAAGCCAGGGGACGTCGGTGGCGTGGTCATACCACACACTGCAGAAGGGCTCCAGATGGTGACCTGTGCACAGAgtaaaacacagcagagctcagaaaAGGAACAGGTGAAGCACCTGGATCCAGGTCTTCACACAGGAAATCAGGCAGAGATTAAATGTGAAATGAACACCACCATCTGAAGAATTCACAGCACAGCTCAAAACCATGGATTTTTCAGACTGGCACAAGAATCTATGAAAGTGCAAAGAATGAAAACTTGCTGGGCTTCATCTTCTGCTTTACCTGCTGTGGCTCAGTTGACAGCCTCATGGACTGTGGGCTCAGAATCTGAGGTAGCTGCCCTGGCATTTGTGATAGTGTTAGCCGAGGAGTGGAATATGGGGTAGAAGTCCCtgaaagttaaataaaaaagaaaatcaaaattccAAAGCATCCAACACATCAAATACAAACCCTTGATTCTTCTGGCTAGAACTTAAAGGCTTTTCATCAAAGCATTTCAAATCCATTCAACATACACATTTGTAGCAAGAGACTTTTCTTCCAGTCCAAGAAAATATCTATTGAGTACATTAtactgcagctttttttttctttttttttttgttgttttggggtagGGAGGACACGGGATGAAGAGACAATGTTGAGAACACGCTGCATGTCTGCATACAGAAAATATatctttgtatttatttttttaatgatggtTTACTTTCTGGTGCCTAAGAATCAGACTTTAAGTGGGATAAATTAGTgagatgggtttttttgctcTAGGGCCAGTTCTTCTCCAGCAATTGGGTATTGATTAGCCATCAGGCAGGTCTTACCATAGCTGCTCTGTGTATCAATGTAAGAGCTGGCACTGGGGTCAGTTTGATGATGTTTTATGCTTGTGCAGAGTTTCCGAGACACAGAGTAATAACCATCTTCATAGGAGGCTTCTGCAGGGTCCAGGGAGATTTTGGCACATTCTATCACAACATCATGAGTTTCtagccttttccacctgcagACAGTTTTTGGATCCAAAAGAGTAAGTTAGTCAATTattgttaaaaacaaaagttCCTGGAGATAGGAGGAATTGGCTCGTAGGATGGCTCATTTGTTCCAGGCAGCTTTGCATGCTCCCAGCCAAACTGGAACAAGGCACCAGACAGAAATTGCAACCAGATGACTTGTGAGAGGGGGTCTCAAAGAGGAGACAAACAGCTTTGACACAGAGATCCATAATGGTCTGCCATGGAGCACTCTGGAAAGGAGGAACAGCATACGAAGACTTGGTTGATCCTGAGCTTCAGCAGCTGTAGAAATCAGCTCAACTACACTCAGATGTTGGTAGTCAAAATTTAGACATGCCAGCAGTGAGGGAATctgtattatttaaaaaaaacactgtCTGCAATGCCAGTTTCAGATCTGTGTTTTTCCTCCCAAGTTTGGGGAATGTTTTTTACTATTACTACCTCCTTCATCCTGAGAACTACTTCTCACTAAATTAAACAGCCAGATTAGATCTGCCCAATATTTCAGGGGATGGAAGCTCACTGTAAAGAAGAGAAAGCCCAGAAGGCTGTCTATGAAAGGCTGGGTTGCTTTAGAAAGTAAAATACTCTCTGTCCAAGATACCAAAAGAGAAGGCTTCCACTGGAAGGTTTGTGCCAATTGTGCTCCTGAGTGGTGCCACCCTCCCCCCTGCAAAATTGAGCATTGTGATATTCAATGGGTTCCCAGTTAGGAGTGATTTCCTAGTGGCTCTGAAAAGCAGGGCAAGAGCACTACTGTGCAGCAACAAGAGTCAAATTCTCCTCTTCAGTGGCTGGGCCTGTGGAGacaagagaaaagcagcaagtggtgctgctgcaggcaaaTGAGCCTATTGCTAAAGAAAACTAATACAGCTGATAATGTTAACACATACCTGTTAAAAGAACTGATCTGTTAACTGAACCAATATCTAGGTACCAAAACAAGACACACTGAAGCCATTTTAAACACTTATATCCCATCAAATACTTCAAGAAGTCCAAGGAATATGACCCAAACCTTCAGCCAATGAAGCACCTCTGGCAGTTTCACTTTATTCATTATAGGaaaactgttttaaatatttgtgagGATGTTTGACCATTAAGTCATAAAAATAAGATAAAGTAAAGTAGAAGACAGATGCCATCCCagacacaaaattaatttagaacCCAAACATTGTTGTTAATGACCTTTCACAACAGTTTCTGCTTATTCATCCAGCTGAAAGCTGGGATGAGGAAAGTCTACATGTTTACCTGGTGCACCTACAAATCTGGGTGGCAAAACACCCCCACACAAACTAATGCTGACAGAAAAGGTTTTGCTGCAACCTTCTGAAATAACTCCACAGAAAGCTGCTAAATTTGAGCCTTTCCTAATAGCAGAGAGAACATATAATACCTTCGTGGGTCCAGTTCATGGTCCTTGGATCCAGTCACTAACTCTGGATGAATACGCACATGTTCCATCATTGGCtggggggaagaagaaggacTTGTTATCAGTGCAGCACCTTTGGATTTTACTAAACCACACAAAGGTGAAGAGCAAACTACTGATCCCAATAGTTCAGGAAGTTACATTTAACAGATAAGGTTAATACACATCACCACAGCTTCAAGACTTGATCCCAACTGAGCTCTCAGCTTTCAGTCAGACCGCTCATTTTTATATGGTTTTGTCAAACAGCCCTCAGCTGAATTGGCAAATTAATTGTAATAAATCAGAATATACAGCTATAAATTCCTTGCCTCAGATAATACACAGATGGGCAGCATTTTACCTTGACTACTTCTTCAAAGGTCTCCAGGTTTTCCTTCATACTGTAGTGAGAGCGCAGAAAGGAGACAAAATTGCAAGGATACATTCCATAAAGACGATGAAAGAGAGAATAAACGCTGGCATGAAGATGGACAAGATAAATCTCTGCCACATGACCTGGAAAAAGTAGTTAGAATCTTTTTCATTACATTGGAGAAAAGAACAGAAGTTCTAAGAATGCAAACAAAGTacttttaaatttgaaatgttAACTGGAACAAGTCTTCTGAGGTACAAATAGTCCCTATTGAAACTGTGGAGTCTTCTCAGAAAACAAGCAACACTTAGTCATCAGCTCACAACAAACCCAGAAATTAAGATAAGGACCATTAATTCCAGCCAGTGTGCTGTCATTCTCAAAGCACAGCTTTGTTTTCATTCAAGTTAAAACCTGAAACTCCTCTAGACAGTGAGCCTGAGTAAGACTGACTGAATGATTAAAAAAGGAAACTAGGTTTGTTTCACTTCAAAAGGTAAAAACTAAAAGCTTTTAGCCACCAAAAGCAATCACAACTGACAAATCTTAGTATTCACTTCAGAAGTTCCAATCCTACTTGCAATGCAGAATGGCTCTCTAAACAGCAGCTCTATGTGCTTAACACAGCATTTGTTCATTCAGCCATGAGCCACACTCACAGATACTGCTGGTGTTAGACATCAGACCCCTTACAACAAATTCAGCAAAGCCAGGGCTCTGAGAAAACCAGTTTTATCAACCTTCATAACTATTGATAGTTGCACATTAAAATAAACTCTTATACATGTTGCATTTTTCCTCCCCCCACATTTATATCTGGGAATatcaaattccccaaaatctgcctgAAACATTAGCAGTTTCCCTTCTCTCTCCATTAAGATCAATCTCTGCTTTTCACTGTCATCAGGGCAGTACTTTGGTTCAGTGAAATTTCATGCAGTAGCAGCACCAAATGGAAGATTCTAAGAGACTTCTAAATTCTGAGCAAAGAACTCCCCCATGCTCTCAAAGAACAGAACAGCTTGTGGGCTTAACACATTATTTGCTGTGTTTAAATAATCTCAGACCACTAAGAGTCTCACAAAAGAATGTGCTCACCAACTGCACATGAGTCACAAGGATACTGCAGACCACAACTGCATGCAACAAAGTTGAAATCTCACCTGGATTCTGCAAGCACCAGGCTGAGAGACGCCCAAAGATACCAAAGAAATCATGAAGGTACTGTTTGCCAGACTGAGGAATCATTGGCAACATGGTTATTAGCACTAGGACACCTGTGGTGAGTACTACTACATCTGTGTCAGTCtgcaagaagggaaaaaacctgCATTAGTTAAATGTGTTGAACTTAAATTTTTCCAAGGATGAAGTGAACATTGAATCATCATCATGGAAAAAGTTCGCTATTGAAAAACAGTCCCTCTGAAACCTACCAGAACTTGAAATTATTGTGTTTTTTCATAATGAACAACttgaagaaaaaacagatttgaGATTCCTGCTTctattctgctgcttttctgcatAAACACCTGGCTTAGTTAAAAAGGGAACATCACCACAGTTCCACAGCTGAGTAAAAACAATTACTGGTATGTGAAGCATCTTATGTGCCACCTTCCTTCATTCCCAGAGCTAAACACACACAGCATTCAGAGGCTCAGAAACTGCAGATCTGAGCAGGGTGTTCAAAGGTGTTGGCCAGCTACCAACACAGCAGTCAGAAGCTTTTCTACTAAACCTGGCTGCTGGAAATTTCACCCAGCAGTAATACAGACAATGACTAGAACAAGAAAGGGATGTACAGGCAGTACAAACCTGTGGCTGGATGAAACAGGAAGAGAGAATCAGATTTTAGGAAAGGACACAGAAAATGTTCAAACTCCTTCCTTGCTTCCTCAGTTTAATGCACATTTTCCTTGGTAGCTCCTCTGCTTTGTCAGCACAGGGTGCACAGACCACTGGTCAGGCtgtgggcaggtgctgctgagctctctggGTCCAATTTCCCAGGAGCCACTCAGGTTGATGGACAGCCAGTTTTTAGGGATTTATCCTCCTCTGTGTGTCTAcagcctctgctctccctcagTCACACAAAATCTATCAGAGCACATTTCCTGTCCATCCCTACCCTCTGTCCACATCCCCAGAACTTCCACATCTCTGTCCTACTCCCAGCAGCTTTCTGACACACTTCATTCCTCCCTCAGTCACACTGCAAAGCTCAACAGATCTTGTCAGGCACGACAGGAGTTCCAGTAACAGCAGCTAGAGCTGGCTCCTTTGGCAGTTACAAatttgtggtggttttgttttgaagagcACTTGACTGCATCGTGCATTTAAATGTGACTTCATGACTAACGTGGATTCTTCACTATCATAATAAATTCCATTACTGACAATGCATTCTAGGTCTCAAAGCACTTTTCATTCCTTATTCACTGGTACAGTGCAgatgagggaaaaaacccacaaagctTGGGGGAACAGCTACCTCCTTGTAATCCAGCATGTCAGTAGCTGAGAAAGGAAAGTCTGCTAATTCCAAGGTAATTTCACCTGGGAATAGTCCATTGCATGGCCCATCTACACTGCAAGTAGAGGACACACAAATTCAAATTGCACCAGTGGGACGTTATTGTATTTCTCATTAGGTTCACATTCAAGATATTCATCATCCTCACCAAGTGCCCTCTTGTCTTTAACTTATTTCAGGAAAATTTTAACAAACATTCCTAACTCACAGCGACAGGGGCTTTTAGAAACAAGATTGTCACCAATAACAGCACCAGCACAGAGTATTCAGCTGATATTAATAGCAGTGTGGCTTAACTAAATGACATCAAAACAGGAATCAAATGCCTTGCATCTGTATGTGAGTTTACATCAGATGTTTTATAGACAGCCCTGACAGTTCTTACCTTGAGACATTTAAGTAATGAAAGCAGGAGAGGTGCTTGAGAAAGTTTGTGTTTCCAAGATGGTTGTCGTCTTATCACATGTCCCAGCAGAGAGAGGGTGGGTAAACGAGTAGCAGCTTTGCCCATATAATCATTAATTTTGTCCAGTAGATGCTGACAAAGGATTTTGCAGAGAGtggtagaaaaagaaaagtatttatATTTAACTGCTGTATACTCTTTTTCACCAGTCTATATTCAGCAGTTTGTCAATATGGAAACTATGGGCATTTTACAAATACACAAGATCCCAGAGGAAACAGAACTCTGCAATAACTTTGAGTACTGGTAGACAAATGCAAACTATACAGGCCAGAAGCATTCACTGCACTTTGAAATGTTTAtaagtaaataataaaaaaaaatgtgggcAGCAGCCAATTTATAGTGCCATTTCCAATCTATTTTAAATCCTTACTTGCTCTCAAAATACCCAATTTGTTTTAGGCTAACacatcctgcagcaggagcactgTAAAGAGACAACATTAATCCTCCAAACCCTTTACTTTATAGATGTTTTTTGCTTAATTGGGTCAGTTTAAGCAACTCTGTAAGAAACAGAcctctgaagttttttttttttaaagcttaaaCTACTCTTACTACAGAGATACTACATCTCTACAGCAAGGTAATTCTACACCAGAGTGGAACCCCTAGAGTTTTAATGGATGCTATTTAAAGGCTGCTTCAATACCAGGCTAAAATCTGCcataacaagatttttttttttaccttgtcATGAGGCTCTTGCAGAGTGGACAGAATATGCAGTGCCTGCTGAGAATTGGTTTCCAAGTAATAGTCCACCAGGTTGTTGACAAGCATAGGCCCACGGTCTGTCAGTTTAGGAACAGcaagggaaaaacccaaaaacattcTCAATACACTAAAAATGAAGCACTTGCTACAAGGACATTGCAGAACTTTTAAGTAACTATTACACAATTTCTAACTTAAAGCAGTCCTTGGTGTTTAGCAGACCTTTGGGAAAATGAGACCTCTCATCTACATTTCCTGGTTCCAAACCATTCAAGTGACTGCATTCAGCTCAGGGAAAGGAACCAGG
The sequence above is drawn from the Taeniopygia guttata chromosome 17, bTaeGut7.mat, whole genome shotgun sequence genome and encodes:
- the TSC1 gene encoding hamartin isoform X4 — protein: MAQQGNVGELLSMLDSPILGVLEDITTVFKDNLICDRGPMLVNNLVDYYLETNSQQALHILSTLQEPHDKHLLDKINDYMGKAATRLPTLSLLGHVIRRQPSWKHKLSQAPLLLSLLKCLKTDTDVVVLTTGVLVLITMLPMIPQSGKQYLHDFFGIFGRLSAWCLQNPGHVAEIYLVHLHASVYSLFHRLYGMYPCNFVSFLRSHYSMKENLETFEEVVKPMMEHVRIHPELVTGSKDHELDPRRWKRLETHDVVIECAKISLDPAEASYEDGYYSVSRKLCTSIKHHQTDPSASSYIDTQSSYGTSTPYSTPRLTLSQMPGQLPQILSPQSMRLSTEPQQVTIWSPSAVCGMTTPPTSPGFVPSESSQSAPQPYSKAFGTSAGGKGTPLGTPATSPPPPCTSDDFVHVSLPSAAATPPKKEDKPDSVRPLLYRQQNVTNSDKSLDIPSSKSSVTLSDLPEFLGGLSFEDSAEKDREEDAISKEISEITTDAEHMVPRGGFDSPFYRTNESLSASQKKTHSAASSVQGHSQTSEPLTSLDKSGPEGARETPKQTFTPIDKPCGGPGESPAGNREGTSGEPSILTPSPCKVPAQRRVVFGSGQPPLYEHLFEVALPKTAYLFVGKKTEELLKKAKGTQDEDCMSSTSPVEVLDRLIQQGADAHTKELNKLSLPSKSADWTHFGGSPPSDEIHTLRNQLLLLHNQLLYERFKRQQHALRNRRLLRKVIKATALEEHNAAMKDQLKLQEKEIQALKLSLQKEQARYHQFQEEHDNIVAQLHSQIRQLQHDREEFYNQSQELQTKLEDCRNMIADLRLELKKANNKVCHTELLLSQVSQKLSNSESVQQQMEFLNRQLLVLGEVNELYLEQLQHKHTDTKKVEMLHAAYRKELEKAKLCVQQQSQRLDASQKRIAELESQLAKKDHLFLEQKKYLEDVKIQARGQLQAVESRYKAQKKITQAFELEILDLFGRLEKSNLLKKLEDDKTEAAEAAEESRLDCGNEDTAGHSEETMGRNGETKPPSTRGSSSSKGGSSSELSTPEKPQNQRLSSRWETSVLLEPSTTVPLTVGSLPSSKSFLGMKARELFRNKSESQCDEEGVTINRLSDALKTELCKDPNMESKVPPSPENLSPKLQESSVGQLHIMDYNETHHDHS
- the TSC1 gene encoding hamartin isoform X9 — translated: MSQGHVAEIYLVHLHASVYSLFHRLYGMYPCNFVSFLRSHYSMKENLETFEEVVKPMMEHVRIHPELVTGSKDHELDPRRWKRLETHDVVIECAKISLDPAEASYEDGYYSVSRKLCTSIKHHQTDPSASSYIDTQSSYGTSTPYSTPRLTLSQMPGQLPQILSPQSMRLSTEPQQVTIWSPSAVCGMTTPPTSPGFVPSESSQSAPQPYSKAFGTSGGKGTPLGTPATSPPPPCTSDDFVHVSLPSAAATPPKKEDKPDSVRPLLYRQQNVTNSDKSLDIPSSKSSVTLSDLPEFLGGLSFEDSAEKDREEDAISKEISEITTDAEHMVPRGGFDSPFYRTNESLSASQKKTHSAASSVQGHSQTSEPLTSLDKSGPEGARETPKQTFTPIDKPCGGPGESPAGNREGTSGEPSILTPSPCKVPAQRRVVFGSGQPPLYEHLFEVALPKTAYLFVGKKTEELLKKAKGTQDEDCMSSTSPVEVLDRLIQQGADAHTKELNKLSLPSKSADWTHFGGSPPSDEIHTLRNQLLLLHNQLLYERFKRQQHALRNRRLLRKVIKATALEEHNAAMKDQLKLQEKEIQALKLSLQKEQARYHQFQEEHDNIVAQLHSQIRQLQHDREEFYNQSQELQTKLEDCRNMIADLRLELKKANNKVCHTELLLSQVSQKLSNSESVQQQMEFLNRQLLVLGEVNELYLEQLQHKHTDTKKEVEMLHAAYRKELEKAKLCVQQQSQRLDASQKRIAELESQLAKKDHLFLEQKKYLEDVKIQARGQLQAVESRYKAQKKITQAFELEILDLFGRLEKSNLLKKLEDDKTEAAEAAEESRLDCGNEDTAGHSEETMGRNGETKPPSTRGSSSSKGGSSSELSTPEKPQNQRLSSRWETSVLLEPSTTVPLTVGSLPSSKSFLGMKARELFRNKSESQCDEEGVTINRLSDALKTELCKDPNMESKVPPSPENLSPKLQESSVGQLHIMDYNETHHDHS
- the TSC1 gene encoding hamartin isoform X8, which translates into the protein MSQGHVAEIYLVHLHASVYSLFHRLYGMYPCNFVSFLRSHYSMKENLETFEEVVKPMMEHVRIHPELVTGSKDHELDPRRWKRLETHDVVIECAKISLDPAEASYEDGYYSVSRKLCTSIKHHQTDPSASSYIDTQSSYGTSTPYSTPRLTLSQMPGQLPQILSPQSMRLSTEPQQVTIWSPSAVCGMTTPPTSPGFVPSESSQSAPQPYSKAFGTSAGGKGTPLGTPATSPPPPCTSDDFVHVSLPSAAATPPKKEDKPDSVRPLLYRQQNVTNSDKSLDIPSSKSSVTLSDLPEFLGGLSFEDSAEKDREEDAISKEISEITTDAEHMVPRGGFDSPFYRTNESLSASQKKTHSAASSVQGHSQTSEPLTSLDKSGPEGARETPKQTFTPIDKPCGGPGESPAGNREGTSGEPSILTPSPCKVPAQRRVVFGSGQPPLYEHLFEVALPKTAYLFVGKKTEELLKKAKGTQDEDCMSSTSPVEVLDRLIQQGADAHTKELNKLSLPSKSADWTHFGGSPPSDEIHTLRNQLLLLHNQLLYERFKRQQHALRNRRLLRKVIKATALEEHNAAMKDQLKLQEKEIQALKLSLQKEQARYHQFQEEHDNIVAQLHSQIRQLQHDREEFYNQSQELQTKLEDCRNMIADLRLELKKANNKVCHTELLLSQVSQKLSNSESVQQQMEFLNRQLLVLGEVNELYLEQLQHKHTDTKKEVEMLHAAYRKELEKAKLCVQQQSQRLDASQKRIAELESQLAKKDHLFLEQKKYLEDVKIQARGQLQAVESRYKAQKKITQAFELEILDLFGRLEKSNLLKKLEDDKTEAAEAAEERLDCGNEDTAGHSEETMGRNGETKPPSTRGSSSSKGGSSSELSTPEKPQNQRLSSRWETSVLLEPSTTVPLTVGSLPSSKSFLGMKARELFRNKSESQCDEEGVTINRLSDALKTELCKDPNMESKVPPSPENLSPKLQESSVGQLHIMDYNETHHDHS
- the TSC1 gene encoding hamartin isoform X7, which produces MSQGHVAEIYLVHLHASVYSLFHRLYGMYPCNFVSFLRSHYSMKENLETFEEVVKPMMEHVRIHPELVTGSKDHELDPRRWKRLETHDVVIECAKISLDPAEASYEDGYYSVSRKLCTSIKHHQTDPSASSYIDTQSSYGTSTPYSTPRLTLSQMPGQLPQILSPQSMRLSTEPQQVTIWSPSAVCGMTTPPTSPGFVPSESSQSAPQPYSKAFGTSAGGKGTPLGTPATSPPPPCTSDDFVHVSLPSAAATPPKKEDKPDSVRPLLYRQQNVTNSDKSLDIPSSKSSVTLSDLPEFLGGLSFEDSAEKDREEDAISKEISEITTDAEHMVPRGGFDSPFYRTNESLSASQKKTHSAASSVQGHSQTSEPLTSLDKSGPEGARETPKQTFTPIDKPCGGPGESPAGNREGTSGEPSILTPSPCKVPAQRRVVFGSGQPPLYEHLFEVALPKTAYLFVGKKTEELLKKAKGTQDEDCMSSTSPVEVLDRLIQQGADAHTKELNKLSLPSKSADWTHFGGSPPSDEIHTLRNQLLLLHNQLLYERFKRQQHALRNRRLLRKVIKATALEEHNAAMKDQLKLQEKEIQALKLSLQKEQARYHQFQEEHDNIVAQLHSQIRQLQHDREEFYNQSQELQTKLEDCRNMIADLRLELKKANNKVCHTELLLSQVSQKLSNSESVQQQMEFLNRQLLVLGEVNELYLEQLQHKHTDTKKEVEMLHAAYRKELEKAKLCVQQQSQRLDASQKRIAELESQLAKKDHLFLEQKKYLEDVKIQARGQLQAVESRYKAQKKITQAFELEILDLFGRLEKSNLLKKLEDDKTEAAEAAEESRLDCGNEDTAGHSEETMGRNGETKPPSTRGSSSSKGGSSSELSTPEKPQNQRLSSRWETSVLLEPSTTVPLTVGSLPSSKSFLGMKARELFRNKSESQCDEEGVTINRLSDALKTELCKDPNMESKVPPSPENLSPKLQESSVGQLHIMDYNETHHDHS